The following nucleotide sequence is from Bacteroidota bacterium.
ATATTGATGTTGACAAGGTTATAAAACATTGGATTGAGACATCGGATGATGACTTCAATACCATGCTGACTTTATATAATTCACAATCATTCGGTTGGTCTTTATTTCTTGGACACATCTCAACTGAGAAATTACTCAAAGCTCTCTATGTAAAGAAATTTAAAGAGCATGCTCCTTTTATTCATAATTTATACAGATTAGGAGAATTAATTGGATTAGAACTGTCAGAAGAATATTCTGACTGGCTAGATGAAATTACATCATTTAACTTAAATGCCAGATATGATGATTATAAAAAGGAGTTTTACAAGCTGAGCACTCCTGATTATACCAAAAACTGGATAGAGAAAATTAAAATTATTCGGACATGGATAAAGGAGATGCTTTAGATTTAGCCGTAAAATATGCAAATGCAGTAAAATCAAAATATGATTTTGTGAAAATAATACTTTTTGGTTCTTACGCAAAAGGCAACTACAATGAGGATAGCGACATTGATATTGCAGTGATTTTAAAAGACTATAATAATCTGATTGACATACAAGTGGATTTGATGAGATTGAGAAGGAAAATTGATAGTCGGATTGAGCCACATCCATTTAGAGAAAAGGATTTTGATATAACAAATCCATTAGTAAACGAGATTATTAAATACGGGCAAGATATAAAAATCAACCTGGCCTAACAAATGGTAGATTTCATGCGGGTTTAGCTTCGCTGAACTCCCTTTGGTCGGTTCAGAGGATTTAGGGCGTTTGTGGCTCGTAAAAAAGGCAGGTAGTAAACTGATAGGAAATAGCTTCGAAATCCCGCATGAAACCTTACCATCAACCGATAAGTTAAAAAGGGTAAAAAAAATTCTTCATTTTATAAGCTTTTTCAAGATATTGGCTATATTTGCTTCACATTCATAAAAGGATGATAAATATCAGCTTAGTCATACTATCAGTTCTTGTGCTTATCGTCGTGTACACGGTGAGGTAAGAGTGGATAGTACTTAATAAAAAATAGTAGAGCCATTCTTACCACAGAGAATGGCTCTTTTCATTTGTTAATTTTTTAAAACACTTAATATGCCAACATTACGCAGCAACACCACTACCCAAGGTCGTCTGATGGCAGGGGCACGAAGCCTCTGGAGAGCATCGGGAATGAAAGAGGAACAAATTGGCAAACCCATTATTGCGGTGGTCAACTCGTTTACTCAGTTTGTGCCTGGTCATACTCACTTGCACGCAATTGGCCAACAGGTAAAAGCTATTATCGAGTCTCACGGATGTTTTGCAGCTGAGTTTAATACCATAGCCATTGACGATGGTATTGCCATGGGGCACGATGGAATGCTTTATTCTTTGCCCTCGCGCGATTTAATTGCCGACAGTGTAGAGTATATGGTAAATGCCCATAAGGCCGATGCCATGATCTGCATTAGCAATTGCGATAAAATCACCCCCGGAATGCTCATGGCTGCCATGCGTCTAAATATACCTACTGTTTTTGTATCAGGTGGTCCTATGGAGGCCGGAAAAGTAGGAAACAAGAAGTACGACCTGGTCGATGCCATGGTAATGGCTGCTGACGATAAAGTTTCAGATAAAGAGATAGCACTGGTCGAGCAGGAGGCTTGTCCCACTTGTGGTTCCTGCTCGGGTATGTTTACAGCCAATTCCATGAACTGCCTCAACGAGGCCATAGGCCTTGCTTTACCTGGTAACGGAACCATTGTAGCTACTCACAAAAACCGTATGGGTCTTTTCGAAACAGCTGCTGCCCGCATTGTTCAAATTACCAATGAATATTATTTCGAGGGTAACAACAAAGTTTTGCCTCGCAATATAGCCACTCGCGATGCTTTTTTAAATGCCATGGCGCTCGATATAGCTATGGGCGGCTCTACCAATACCATTCTGCATATACTGGCAATTGCCCATGAGGCAGAAGTGAAGTTTAACATGAAAGACATCGACGAACTGTCACGAAAAGTACCAGTGCTTTGCAAGGTATCTCCCAATTCTCCTTTGTACCATATCGAAGACGTGAACCGTGCCGGAGGTATTCTGGGCATTCTGGGCGAGTTAGCCAAAGGCAACTTGCTAAAACTCGATGTTCATCGGGTGGATGGGCTTAGCCTGGGCGAAGCTATTCAGAAATACTCAGTCACCTCAAACAAGGTCGATGCTGAAGCGGAGAATATTTATAAAAGTGCCCCTGCCGGGATTAAAAACCTTAAAATGGGCAGCCAGGCTGTATTTTTCAAAGAATTCGACTCCGACCGCGAAAAAGGTTGTATCCGGAGTATTGAAAAATGCTATACCAAAGAAGGTGGATTGGCTGTATTGTTTGGCAACATTGCTACAAACGGATGCGTGGTAAAAACTGCCGGGGTAGATGAATCAATTTTCCTTTTTAAAGGTCCTGCCCGTGTGTTTGAATCGCAGGACGCAGCCATTGAAGGTATTCTGGGAGATAAGGTAAAATCTGGTGAGGTTGTCATTATCCGCTACGAAGGCCCGAAAGGTGGTCCGGGTATGCAGGAAATGCTTTATCCTACATCTTATATTAAATCTAAAGGTTTAGGCAAGGCATGTGCCCTGGTTACCGATGGTCGGTTTTCAGGAGGTACTTCGGGTCTATCCATAGGACATGTATCTCCGGAAGCAGCAGCAGGAGGTGAAATCGGACTGGTACATGACGGGGATATCATCGAAATTAATATTCCCAAACGTTCAATCGACGTGCTTATTTCCAAAGATGAGATGGAGAAACGACGGAACGAGGAAAAGCAACGTGGCGAAAAGGCTTTTACACCAAAAACACGCAAACGGGTTATTTCCAAAGCCCTGCAGGCCTATGCCAGTATGGTTACATCTGCCGATACGGGTGCTGTGCGAAAATTATAATGACTTCAAAATTACTAATACAAGTGCTTGTTTTTAGGACTTAGATAAATTGTAAAAAAGGTTTAGTATCAATAAACATCTTTCAGACTTATGAAAATTACTGGATCGCAGGCGGTATTGCTATCGCTAATCGAAGAAGGAACAGAGTTCATTTTTGGATATCCCGGAGGTGCAATCATGCCGGTTTATGATGCCATGATGCAATACCAGGATCAGATAAAACACATTCTAACCCGTCATGAGCAAGGTGCCATTCATGCAGCTCAAGGTTATGCACGAGTTACCGGAAGGGTAGGAGTGTGCATGGCTACTTCCGGACCTGGTGCAACCAACCTGATTACTGGCATTGCCGATGCCATGATTGATTCAACCCCTTTGGTATGCATCACAGGTCAGGTGGGTTCGCCCTTATTGGGCACCGATGCCTTTCAGGAAACAGACGTGGTAGGTATTTCAATGCCTGTTACTAAATGGAATTACCTGGTTACCAAATCAGAAGAGATTCCATGGGCAATTGCCAAAGCCTTTTACATTGCCAGCACCGGGCGTCCAGGACCTGTACTTATTGACATAGCCAAAGATGCCCAATTTGGACCACTTGATTTTCATTATAAAAAGTGCAGCTATATACGAAGCTATGTTCCTAAGCCTACTATTAATGAAGAGGCAGTATCGGAGGCTGCTAAACTGATTAATGAATCGAAGAAGCCATACATACTTTTTGGACAAGGAATTGTGCTTGGCAATGCCGAAGAGGAGTTTAAGGCATTTGTCGAGAAGTCTGGTATTCCTGCTGCCTGGACTATATTGGGTGTAACAGCACTCGATACAAACCATCCTCTGAATATGGGTATGCTCGGAATGCATGGCAACTACTCAACCAACATTTTAACCAACGATTGCGATACGATTATCGCTGTTGGAATGCGCTTCGATGACCGCGTAACCGGCGATTTGAAGCGTTATGCCAATCAAGCCAGAATTATACACCTCGAAATTGATTCGGCTGAAATAAATAAAATTAAAAAGGCCGATGTAGCGATACACGGAGATGTGAAGGATACCCTACCTATGTTGACTAAACTGGTCGAGAAAAGAGACCATTCGGCCTGGGTTGCTAAATTTAGAGAACTCGATAAAATTGAAAAGGAGAAAGTAATCGACTTGGAGATGTATCCGACTAAGGAGGGCATTACCATGGCCGAAGTAATCAGAATATTAAATGAAAAAACAAAAGATAACGTTGTTTACGTTACCGATGTAGGTCAGCACCAGATGTTTGCCTCACGCTATTGTAAAAGGCAGTCGCGCCGTTCTTTCATTACTTCTGGTGGGCTTGGAACCATGGGTTTTGGACTTCCCGCTGCTTTTGGAGCTAAAATGGGTGCCCCGGAAAAGGAAGTAGTCTTAATTGTAGGTGATGGAGGTTTGCAAATGACCATACAGGAGCTGGGAACAATCATGCAATCGGAGGCAGCTGTAAAAATAGTATTGCTGAACAATAAATACCTCGGTATGGTAAGGCAATGGCAACAGCTCTTTTTCGATAGCAGGTACTCTCAAACCTATATGATGAATCCTGATTTTATAAAACTTGCAGAGGCTTTTGGTATCAAGGGTAAAAAGATTCTTGACCGACCCAATCTTGTGGGTGGGGTGGAAGAGATGTTGGCTCACTCGGGAGCCTACCTTTTAGAAGTATCGATTGAGAAGGAAGATAACGTATTTCCAATGGTTCCTACTGGTGCATCAGTAGCAGAGGTAATACTGGAACCGGCAAAAAAATAACTGAAAAAAAACTGCAATCATGACAAATACATACACCATTACAGCTTTTTCTGAAAACCATATCGGGTTGCTAAACCGCATTACCATCATATTTACCCGACGCAATGTGAATATTCATAGTTTAACAGTTTCTGAATCGGCTATTCGTGGCATCTCCAAGTTTACAATTGTTGTAATCGAAACCCAGGAAAAGGTAGAAAAGGTTGTAAAACAGATCGATAAACTGGTAGAAGTTCTAAAAGCTTTTTACCATCCGAATGAAGAAATTGTTTATCAGGAAATTGCTCTCTACAAGGTACCCACCGAAGCTTTGTTGGCCAGCAACAACCTCGAAAGCATAATTCGCAAACACAATGCACGTATTCTCGAAGTAATGCCCGAGTACACGGTGATTGAAAAAACAGGGCACTGCGAAGAAACACAAGAACTATTCGAAATTCTTACCGAATTTGGTGTAAGGCAGTTTACCCGTTCAGGACGTGTGGCTGTTACCCGCCTGAGTGAAGAATTACTAACCAACTACCTGAAGGAACTCGACGAAAAGGAACTTCAGCTGGTGACTCAATTACACGAAACTTCACAATAGTTTATTCGAAGTTCTTATCAAGGATTGCCTGATGCCCTATTTAGGGTAAAAAATAAAAGACAAAAAAAAAACCATTCTGCAAAATGATACTTCATTAGCAGAATGGCTTTGTTATTTTAGACTGAATTGATAATACAGTTCAATCCAGAAATATTCGAAAGCTTAAATTATAGCCTTCATGTTGGTCATTGCTTCGCGCAATTCGGCACCAACCATCTCAATGTCGTGGTAACGAATTTCTTCGTTAATCTGAATTAATTCGTAATTGTCCACATGCATGTCTTTTAAACTTGCATTGTAATTTTTACCAATTACATTGGTGTCTATTTTGCTCATAAAGTTTGCCAGCAGAGGCTTACAGGCATGATCGAACAAATAACAACCATACTCGGCTGTATCAGAAATTACACGATTCATTTCGAATAACTTTTTGCGGGCAATGGTATTGGCAATCAGTGGAGTTTCATGAAGCGATTCGTAATAGGCTGATTCGGGTTTCATGCCTGCCTCTGTCATTACTTCATAAGCCAGTTCTACGCCAGCCTTTACAAAAGCAACCAAAAGGGTTCCGTTATCAAAATATTCCTGTTCGGCAATAGGAGCAGAGGTTGCGGGTGTTTTTTCAAAAGCGGTTTCACCGGTGGCTGCTCTCCAGGTAAGCAGGTTTTTATCGCCATTGGCCCAGTCAACCATCATGGTTTTAGAGAACTCACCTGAAAGAATATCGTCCTGGTGTTTTTGAAACAAGGGGCGCATAATTCTTTTTAGTTCTTCGGCCAGTTTAAAAGCTTCAACTTTTGCCGGATTCGAAAGGCGGTCCATCATGTGGGTAATACCACCCAGTTTGAGTGCTTCGGTAATAACTTCCCAGCCATATTGAATCAATTTTGAGGCATATCCTGGCTCAATACCTTTCTCAATCATTTTGTTGAATGAGAGAATAGAGCCTGTTTGAAGCAATCCGCACAATATGGTTTGCTCGCCCATAAGATCAGATTTTACTTCAGCCACAAAACTTGAATGCAACACGCCTGCTTTATGACCACCAGTACCTACGCAATAGGCTTTGGCAATTTCGAGGCCATCGCCATTGGGGTCGTTTTCGCGGTGAACAGCAATCAGGGTAGGAACACCAAAGCCACGAAGGAATTCAGCACGTACTTCTGAGGCCGGCGATTTAGGAGCAACCATAATTACTGTAAGGTCCTTGCGGATTTGCATGCCTTCTTCGACGATATTAAATCCGTGTGAATATGAAAGACATGCACCTTTTTTCATTAGGGGCATTATATGATTCACTACCGGAGTGTGGTATTTGTCTGGTGTCAGGTTTAAAACAAGGTCACCTTTCGGAACCATTTCTTCAATAGTGCCTATTGTAAATTTTTCGTTTTTAGCGTTTTGATAAGAAATTTGGTTTTCGTCAATCTCCACTTTACGTAAAGCATATGCCACATCAAGACCACTATCGCGCATGTTAAGACCTTGGGCAAGTCCCTGGGCGCCACAACCAACAATTACAATTTTTTTTCCTTTTAATTTGGTAACTCCATCTGCAAATTCCGAACTGTCCATAAATTCGCATTTGCCTAGTTCTTCTACCTGAAGACGAAAAGGAAGTGAATTAAAATAATTTGCCATTTTCTTATTTTTTAGTTTGAATATGTTTTGTACTGAAAGCAATTAAGACAATTGAACAGAGCATAACTCTATGATACAAAGGAACAACATTTATTTCTGAAGTGCCTGTAAAAAATAAAGGTATTTTAGGTAATTTTCATAGATTCTCTTCTATATTGAAGCGGGGTAATTCCTGTGCTTTTTTTGAAATATTTGGTAAAATAACTTTGATCGGGGAATTTCATTTTCTCGGCTATCTCCGAAACGGAAAGGTTGGTGTGTATCAGAAGTCGCTTAACCTCAACAGTAATTTTATCTTGAAGCAGTTCAAGGGAAGTTTTGCCTGTAACCTGCTTCACCATTTGTGTGAGGTGGTTTGGAGTAATTGCCAGCATGTGGGCATAATCGTTTACCCGCAAATTATTCTGGTAATTTTCCTCGATAAGAAACAGAAATCGCTTCACAAGCAGGTGCCCTTTGCTCATTAGAATAGTTCTTAGTTGCTCAGGGTAATGCTTGTCGCAGGTAAGCAGAATAAGATCGAGTATGGAACGAATCAGTTCGCTCGAACATTTTTCTTTTAGTGCTATTTCTTCGCAGGCCCGAACAAACAATGTTTCAATAAAACTTTTGTCGCTATGGTCTGAGAGATAAAGAGGTGGATTCTTTTGTTCTGCCGAGAAGAAAAAAGGATATTCCAGCAGCCTGTTTTTATTTTTTTGCTCTAGCAGGTAGAATTCAGCAGTGAAAAGTAAGATATACCCTTCGATATCATGTGAGAGTTCGAGGGCGTGTGTTTGTCCTGGTGATAAGAAAAATACACATGGAGGCCTTATCTCGTATTTCTCTTGGTCGATAATATGAAATCCGGAACCTTTATTCAGATAAAGGATCTCGTAAAAATCGTGTCGGTGCGGATAGCTTACATTAAAATGCCGGTTGGCATCGAATACTTCAACCTGAAATAGTTGATTTAGCTTATCGACCTTACGAAATTTATCGAGGCTGTATACCGGAATATTTTTGTTCCACACCATAAGGGCAATATTACAAAAAAACCAATAGTTCCTTCGAATATCTGAAATAACTGGTTCGAAGCTTATCGCATTTTTAGATTAAAAAATCAATGCGGACTTGTATAATGTGGGTCAAATAAATCCAAAGCATTGCTGATAGGTTCTTCCTTTTTTTTCTCTTTCAGTTTCGGGGCTTTGTGTTTATCTTTATCAGGCTGAAAATACGAATGGAGAATTACGGGTTATAGAGCTGGTTTTTTATTCCTTTTTTTGCGGCCTGTTTTTTTTACGCAAAACTTAAATTCAACAAATGAGCTTGGCTGAAGATATTGATAAAAGGCGATTGCTTGTAAGCATGGTATTTCCCCTCTTGTTTGTGGCTTTGCTTTGGGTAGTCAAACTTATCGAAACACTCTCCGATACAAGTTTTGTGCAATTGGGGTTGTATCCTTTAAAAGCCAAAGGTCTTCCTGGAATTGTATTTGGTCCTTTGTTGCATGGCGACTGGAAACATTTGTTTAACAATACTTTTTCCTTGTTCTTTTTAAGCTGGGCTGTATTTTATTTTTACCACAAAGTGGCATGGAAAGCTTTTTTTCTTATTTATTTCATCTCACAATTCTGGCTTTGGTTTTTTGCACGCGAAGCATACCATATTGGGGCCAGCGGGTTAATCTATGGCTATGGCTCCTTTGTTTTTGTGAGTGGAATTCTATTAAAGCATCGCCATTTGCTTGCTATTTCGTTGTTAGTTGCCTTTTTGTATGGAAGCATGGTGTGGGGTATTTTACCTGTTGATGAGAAGGTTTCGTGGGAAGGGCATCTGATGGGACTAATTGCTGGCATAATACTTGCCGTTTATTATAAAGATTCCGGACCTGTTTTACCCACTCAGGAAAATGACTTGGAGGATGAAGAATCTGATTTTGAATTCGAAGAATACCAGGAAGGGGAGGAAAAAGCTTCCTGATAACAGATAAATAATTCGAACTTCTATTCATTATTAGATCACCATATCATTGATTAAATAAAAAAAGTAGATAAATTAGTACTTAACAACTGCGAAATTGTTTTAAACAGATGAAAAAAATATTTAGTTTTCTTCTTTTACTCACAACTACTTTTTCTTTTATTGCTGCACAAACTATAGAAGAACAAGAACGGGAGTTGTTTAAGAAGTATCAGGTGAAAGAGCGAATAAGCTATGATTTTCCCTACAAAGATGGTGTAATGGAAAAACAAGGTGTGAAAACCTCCATGAGTAAATACAACCGAAGTGGTCTAGTGGTGATGACTTTTACTTTTAATGCAAAAGGTGATACAACTGTCAAAGAATATTATGGCTATGATGCCCGCGGAAACCGTGTTTTGTATGAGCGCTACAGCGTATCTGGCGAATATAAAAAAACTTCGGAGTATGATATGGTTGATAATATTATACTGGAAGCCGGATATGACGGATCTGCTTCGTTTAAAACTGTCTATACCTACGAAAAGGGTGGGAAGGTAATGGAAATAAAGTACTATGTAGATAATCTTCTGGATGAAAAAAGGGTATATAGCTATAGCGGAAAAAATGCTAATGTATCTGTATTGCACAAAGGAAAAGACCCTAAATCGACCATACAGTTGATATTTGACGATAAAGGTCAGATTTTAAAGGAAACTACATTAGGTCTGGATGGAACCGAGCTTGAAAGACGCGTACTGCAGTACAATGCAAAGGGTCAGGTTTTGCTTGAGGAAAAATATCGTCTCGGCAAACTTAACAATCGCCTGGAATATATTTACAATGCAAATGGAGATTTGATTAAACTTTCAGAAGATACCGGGGCTAACGATAAGTACGACAAAAAACTTTACGAATACGACACCCAGGGTCGGGTATCGGTATATAAATGGAAGCGAAAAACCGAAACTGACTATAACCTGAAAAAGTATACTTATGGTTCTTCAGGAGTTTGTGTAGAAGAATACACGAATTATCCAAAAACCAACTACAAACTCATGACCAGGTACGAGTATACCTTCTATTAGACTCTTTTTATCATTCATGCTAATTCCCATTCATTCGGATAACCCCGGTCCACGTCAGATAAAACAGGTTGTGGAAATTTTAAAGGCCGGTGGCGTAATTATTTACCCAACCGATACAGTGTATGGACTTGGGTGTGATATTTTCAACCAAAAAGCAGTAGAAAAGGTTGCCCGCAT
It contains:
- a CDS encoding HEPN domain-containing protein, yielding MDVDKVIKHWIETSDDDFNTMLTLYNSQSFGWSLFLGHISTEKLLKALYVKKFKEHAPFIHNLYRLGELIGLELSEEYSDWLDEITSFNLNARYDDYKKEFYKLSTPDYTKNWIEKIKIIRTWIKEML
- a CDS encoding rhomboid family intramembrane serine protease, giving the protein MSLAEDIDKRRLLVSMVFPLLFVALLWVVKLIETLSDTSFVQLGLYPLKAKGLPGIVFGPLLHGDWKHLFNNTFSLFFLSWAVFYFYHKVAWKAFFLIYFISQFWLWFFAREAYHIGASGLIYGYGSFVFVSGILLKHRHLLAISLLVAFLYGSMVWGILPVDEKVSWEGHLMGLIAGIILAVYYKDSGPVLPTQENDLEDEESDFEFEEYQEGEEKAS
- a CDS encoding helix-turn-helix domain-containing protein, which encodes MVWNKNIPVYSLDKFRKVDKLNQLFQVEVFDANRHFNVSYPHRHDFYEILYLNKGSGFHIIDQEKYEIRPPCVFFLSPGQTHALELSHDIEGYILLFTAEFYLLEQKNKNRLLEYPFFFSAEQKNPPLYLSDHSDKSFIETLFVRACEEIALKEKCSSELIRSILDLILLTCDKHYPEQLRTILMSKGHLLVKRFLFLIEENYQNNLRVNDYAHMLAITPNHLTQMVKQVTGKTSLELLQDKITVEVKRLLIHTNLSVSEIAEKMKFPDQSYFTKYFKKSTGITPLQYRRESMKIT
- a CDS encoding nucleotidyltransferase domain-containing protein yields the protein MDKGDALDLAVKYANAVKSKYDFVKIILFGSYAKGNYNEDSDIDIAVILKDYNNLIDIQVDLMRLRRKIDSRIEPHPFREKDFDITNPLVNEIIKYGQDIKINLA
- the ilvB gene encoding biosynthetic-type acetolactate synthase large subunit, which codes for MKITGSQAVLLSLIEEGTEFIFGYPGGAIMPVYDAMMQYQDQIKHILTRHEQGAIHAAQGYARVTGRVGVCMATSGPGATNLITGIADAMIDSTPLVCITGQVGSPLLGTDAFQETDVVGISMPVTKWNYLVTKSEEIPWAIAKAFYIASTGRPGPVLIDIAKDAQFGPLDFHYKKCSYIRSYVPKPTINEEAVSEAAKLINESKKPYILFGQGIVLGNAEEEFKAFVEKSGIPAAWTILGVTALDTNHPLNMGMLGMHGNYSTNILTNDCDTIIAVGMRFDDRVTGDLKRYANQARIIHLEIDSAEINKIKKADVAIHGDVKDTLPMLTKLVEKRDHSAWVAKFRELDKIEKEKVIDLEMYPTKEGITMAEVIRILNEKTKDNVVYVTDVGQHQMFASRYCKRQSRRSFITSGGLGTMGFGLPAAFGAKMGAPEKEVVLIVGDGGLQMTIQELGTIMQSEAAVKIVLLNNKYLGMVRQWQQLFFDSRYSQTYMMNPDFIKLAEAFGIKGKKILDRPNLVGGVEEMLAHSGAYLLEVSIEKEDNVFPMVPTGASVAEVILEPAKK
- the ilvC gene encoding ketol-acid reductoisomerase produces the protein MANYFNSLPFRLQVEELGKCEFMDSSEFADGVTKLKGKKIVIVGCGAQGLAQGLNMRDSGLDVAYALRKVEIDENQISYQNAKNEKFTIGTIEEMVPKGDLVLNLTPDKYHTPVVNHIMPLMKKGACLSYSHGFNIVEEGMQIRKDLTVIMVAPKSPASEVRAEFLRGFGVPTLIAVHRENDPNGDGLEIAKAYCVGTGGHKAGVLHSSFVAEVKSDLMGEQTILCGLLQTGSILSFNKMIEKGIEPGYASKLIQYGWEVITEALKLGGITHMMDRLSNPAKVEAFKLAEELKRIMRPLFQKHQDDILSGEFSKTMMVDWANGDKNLLTWRAATGETAFEKTPATSAPIAEQEYFDNGTLLVAFVKAGVELAYEVMTEAGMKPESAYYESLHETPLIANTIARKKLFEMNRVISDTAEYGCYLFDHACKPLLANFMSKIDTNVIGKNYNASLKDMHVDNYELIQINEEIRYHDIEMVGAELREAMTNMKAII
- the ilvD gene encoding dihydroxy-acid dehydratase — translated: MPTLRSNTTTQGRLMAGARSLWRASGMKEEQIGKPIIAVVNSFTQFVPGHTHLHAIGQQVKAIIESHGCFAAEFNTIAIDDGIAMGHDGMLYSLPSRDLIADSVEYMVNAHKADAMICISNCDKITPGMLMAAMRLNIPTVFVSGGPMEAGKVGNKKYDLVDAMVMAADDKVSDKEIALVEQEACPTCGSCSGMFTANSMNCLNEAIGLALPGNGTIVATHKNRMGLFETAAARIVQITNEYYFEGNNKVLPRNIATRDAFLNAMALDIAMGGSTNTILHILAIAHEAEVKFNMKDIDELSRKVPVLCKVSPNSPLYHIEDVNRAGGILGILGELAKGNLLKLDVHRVDGLSLGEAIQKYSVTSNKVDAEAENIYKSAPAGIKNLKMGSQAVFFKEFDSDREKGCIRSIEKCYTKEGGLAVLFGNIATNGCVVKTAGVDESIFLFKGPARVFESQDAAIEGILGDKVKSGEVVIIRYEGPKGGPGMQEMLYPTSYIKSKGLGKACALVTDGRFSGGTSGLSIGHVSPEAAAGGEIGLVHDGDIIEINIPKRSIDVLISKDEMEKRRNEEKQRGEKAFTPKTRKRVISKALQAYASMVTSADTGAVRKL
- the ilvN gene encoding acetolactate synthase small subunit: MTNTYTITAFSENHIGLLNRITIIFTRRNVNIHSLTVSESAIRGISKFTIVVIETQEKVEKVVKQIDKLVEVLKAFYHPNEEIVYQEIALYKVPTEALLASNNLESIIRKHNARILEVMPEYTVIEKTGHCEETQELFEILTEFGVRQFTRSGRVAVTRLSEELLTNYLKELDEKELQLVTQLHETSQ